One genomic segment of Erysipelotrichaceae bacterium 66202529 includes these proteins:
- a CDS encoding PrgI family protein, which produces MSKKEIPRETEKTKLTRAQRKEIDAVIRKYKGDGRPHTAQQSIPYEVMYPDGVCRVSPGVFSKCIEFADISYQLAQPDTQTAIFEKLCDLYNYVDASIHIQFSFLNRKVDPVQYAKSFEIAPQGDDFDDIRAEYTGILQKQLANGNNGMVKTKYLTFTIEAESVKAARARLKRIGFDLLGYFKSMGAVAHVMDGWERLNLLHGVYHPDGEIFNFDWKWLAPSGLSTKDFIAPSSLCFGNAKTFGMGGKYGAVSFLQILSPELSDDMLADFLNTESGVLVNLHVQAIEQTKAIKTIKRKITDLDAMKIAEQKKAVRSGYDMDILPSDLATYGEDAKKLLTKLQTRNERLFQLTFLVLNVADTKQKLNNDVFQAAGVAQKHNCPLVRLDYQQEQGLASSLPLGVNQIKIQRSLTTSSVAVFVPFVTQELFQGGAAMYYGINAKSRNMIMLDRKQARCPNALKLGTPGSGKSMSCKSEIVSVFLTTPDDIFISDPEAEYYPLVKRLHGQVIRLSPTSKDFVNPLDINLNYSEDDNPLALKSDFVLSFCELVMGGKNGLEAIEKTVIDRAVRVIYRPYLADPRPENMPILSDLHKALLDQHVPEADRVAQALDLYVSGSLNVFNHRTNVDIGNRLVSFDIKELGKQLKKLGMLIVQDQIWGRVTANRSQGKATWYFADEFHLLLKEEQTAAYSAEIWKRFRKWGGIPTGATQNVKDLLSSPEIENILENSDFITLLNQASGDRKILAERLNLSTEQQKYIDNSEPGEGLLIFENVVLPFTNPIPHNTQLYKIMTTRLNEVAGV; this is translated from the coding sequence TTGTCCAAAAAGGAAATCCCAAGAGAAACCGAAAAAACAAAGCTGACCCGCGCCCAGCGAAAAGAAATTGACGCGGTAATCCGTAAATATAAGGGCGACGGCAGGCCCCACACGGCGCAGCAGAGCATCCCCTACGAGGTCATGTACCCGGACGGCGTGTGCCGGGTATCGCCCGGCGTCTTTTCCAAGTGCATTGAGTTTGCGGACATCAGCTATCAGCTTGCCCAGCCGGACACGCAGACGGCTATCTTTGAAAAACTGTGCGACCTGTATAACTATGTGGACGCCTCCATTCATATCCAGTTTTCTTTCCTCAATCGGAAAGTTGACCCGGTGCAGTACGCCAAGAGCTTTGAGATCGCGCCGCAGGGGGACGACTTCGACGACATCCGGGCCGAGTACACCGGCATTCTGCAAAAGCAGCTTGCAAACGGCAACAACGGCATGGTAAAGACCAAATACCTGACATTCACCATCGAGGCCGAAAGCGTGAAAGCGGCGCGAGCCAGATTGAAGCGCATCGGCTTTGACCTGTTAGGCTATTTCAAGAGCATGGGGGCCGTAGCCCATGTGATGGACGGCTGGGAACGGCTGAACCTGCTGCATGGCGTGTACCACCCGGACGGCGAGATATTCAATTTTGACTGGAAGTGGCTGGCCCCGTCCGGCCTCTCCACCAAGGATTTTATTGCCCCGTCCTCCCTGTGCTTCGGCAATGCAAAGACATTCGGCATGGGCGGCAAATACGGCGCGGTAAGTTTCCTGCAAATCCTGTCCCCGGAGCTGTCGGACGATATGCTGGCCGACTTCCTCAATACGGAAAGCGGTGTTTTAGTCAATCTCCATGTGCAGGCCATTGAACAGACCAAGGCGATCAAGACCATCAAGCGCAAAATTACCGACCTTGACGCTATGAAGATTGCGGAGCAGAAAAAGGCCGTCCGCAGCGGTTACGATATGGACATTCTTCCCAGCGACCTTGCCACCTACGGCGAGGACGCCAAGAAGCTGCTGACAAAGTTGCAGACCCGCAATGAACGGCTGTTCCAGTTGACGTTCCTTGTCCTCAACGTGGCCGACACCAAGCAAAAGCTGAATAACGACGTGTTCCAAGCCGCAGGCGTGGCCCAAAAGCATAACTGTCCCCTTGTCCGGCTGGACTACCAGCAGGAACAGGGCCTTGCAAGCAGCCTGCCGCTGGGCGTCAATCAGATCAAGATACAGCGCAGCCTTACGACTTCCAGCGTGGCCGTGTTCGTCCCCTTTGTGACGCAGGAGCTTTTTCAGGGCGGCGCGGCCATGTATTACGGCATCAACGCCAAGTCCCGCAACATGATTATGCTGGACAGGAAGCAGGCCCGTTGCCCCAATGCCTTGAAGCTCGGCACCCCCGGCAGCGGCAAATCCATGAGCTGTAAATCCGAGATCGTCAGTGTGTTCTTAACGACGCCTGACGATATTTTTATTTCAGACCCGGAGGCCGAATATTACCCCCTTGTCAAACGGCTCCACGGACAGGTAATCCGGCTGTCGCCTACCAGCAAGGACTTTGTGAACCCGCTGGACATCAACCTGAATTATTCGGAGGACGATAACCCGCTGGCCCTGAAATCCGACTTTGTGCTGTCGTTCTGTGAGCTTGTCATGGGCGGCAAGAACGGGCTGGAAGCCATTGAAAAGACCGTGATAGACCGGGCTGTGCGCGTGATCTACCGGCCCTATCTGGCAGACCCCCGCCCGGAGAATATGCCGATCCTGTCCGACCTCCACAAAGCGTTGTTAGATCAGCATGTCCCGGAGGCTGACCGGGTGGCGCAGGCCCTTGACCTGTATGTGTCCGGCTCCCTGAACGTATTTAACCACCGTACCAACGTGGACATCGGCAACCGGCTTGTGTCCTTTGACATTAAGGAGCTGGGCAAGCAGCTCAAAAAGCTGGGGATGCTCATTGTCCAAGACCAGATATGGGGGCGCGTCACGGCCAACCGAAGCCAAGGAAAGGCCACATGGTATTTTGCCGACGAGTTCCATTTGCTTTTGAAAGAGGAACAGACGGCGGCCTATTCTGCGGAGATTTGGAAGCGGTTTAGGAAATGGGGCGGCATTCCAACAGGTGCCACCCAGAACGTCAAAGACCTGCTTTCCTCCCCGGAAATTGAAAATATCCTTGAAAACAGCGACTTCATTACGCTGCTCAATCAGGCGTCCGGGGATAGAAAAATCCTTGCGGAACGCTTGAATTTGTCCACCGAACAGCAGAAGTACATCGACAATTCCGAACCCGGCGAGGGCCTTTTGATCTTTGAAAACGTGGTGCTGCCCTTTACCAACCCCATCCCGCACAACACCCAGCTTTACAAGATTATGACGACCCGCTTAAACGAGGTGGCGGGAGTATGA
- a CDS encoding NlpC/P60 family protein → MKELKAKAKVTQAMTRDGLTLENQATGEVENISSREAEQDLSAPGPGGTADKLLERADAIHDGHKAKKAAKQAGAVAAEGDAALHRPSARLQLSEEERADPDLQPYIRKSDKRADKLDKARAAIPKKRVPVKETVFDEASGKAKTVLHFDKQDKGPPSLKPNPAGRPVSEVFLFGHGKIHEVEHENVGVEGGHKGEELAERQAGKAIRSTIRHHRLKPYWDAEKAERRLLSANAEYFYQKSLRDNPEIAQAASNPISRFWQKQQIKRQYAKAARTAGQTAGAAAQGAAKTAGASTKAAKAAAKESERAASFVARHWKGALAVLVLGLLMLLIIGGLQSCTAMFGSAGSGITASSYFSEDSDMLAAEDAYAELEAELQDYLDNYEATHDYDEYHFDLDEISHDPYVLISILSALHDGIFTIGEVQGDLSMLFDKQYILTENVVVETRYRTETDTWTDAEGNTHTDTYQVPYDYYICYVTLENFDLSHVPVYIMDEETLSFYSLYMSTLGNRPDLFSGSQYPNASTLTPPTYYDVPPEALEDATFAAMLKEAEKYIGYPYVWGGSSPSTSFDCSGFISWVINHSGWNVGRLGAQGLYNICTPVSSSQAKPGDLVFFKGTYDTPGVSHVGLYVGNNVMLHCGNPISYTNLTSNYWQSHFYSYGRLP, encoded by the coding sequence ATGAAAGAGCTGAAAGCCAAGGCGAAAGTGACGCAGGCCATGACCCGCGACGGGCTGACGCTGGAAAATCAGGCCACCGGCGAGGTGGAGAACATTTCCAGCCGGGAGGCCGAACAGGATTTGTCCGCGCCGGGGCCGGGCGGCACCGCCGATAAGCTGCTGGAACGGGCCGACGCCATCCATGACGGCCATAAGGCCAAGAAAGCCGCGAAGCAGGCCGGGGCTGTGGCCGCCGAGGGGGACGCTGCCCTGCACCGGCCATCCGCCCGGCTCCAACTGTCGGAGGAAGAACGGGCCGACCCGGATTTACAGCCCTATATCCGAAAATCGGACAAACGGGCCGATAAGCTGGATAAGGCCCGCGCCGCCATCCCCAAGAAGCGCGTCCCGGTCAAGGAAACCGTCTTTGACGAGGCAAGCGGCAAAGCAAAGACCGTCCTGCACTTTGACAAACAGGACAAGGGGCCTCCCTCCCTGAAACCCAATCCGGCAGGCCGTCCTGTTTCCGAGGTTTTTCTATTCGGCCACGGGAAAATCCATGAAGTCGAGCATGAAAACGTGGGTGTGGAGGGCGGCCATAAGGGGGAGGAACTTGCCGAGCGGCAGGCCGGAAAAGCCATCCGCAGCACCATCCGGCACCACAGGCTGAAACCCTACTGGGACGCGGAAAAGGCCGAGCGCAGGCTATTGTCTGCCAACGCGGAGTATTTCTACCAGAAATCTTTGCGGGATAACCCGGAGATCGCACAGGCGGCCAGCAACCCCATTTCCCGGTTCTGGCAGAAACAGCAGATCAAGCGCCAGTACGCCAAGGCCGCCCGGACAGCGGGCCAGACCGCAGGCGCGGCGGCACAGGGCGCGGCCAAGACAGCCGGGGCCTCCACGAAAGCGGCCAAGGCCGCAGCCAAAGAAAGTGAACGGGCGGCCTCCTTTGTGGCCCGCCACTGGAAAGGGGCGCTGGCCGTCCTTGTGTTGGGGCTTTTGATGCTGCTTATCATCGGCGGCTTACAGTCCTGCACCGCCATGTTCGGCAGCGCCGGAAGCGGCATCACGGCGTCCTCTTACTTTTCCGAGGATAGCGATATGTTGGCCGCCGAGGACGCCTACGCGGAGCTGGAAGCCGAGCTGCAAGACTATCTGGACAACTACGAGGCCACCCATGACTATGACGAATACCATTTTGACCTTGACGAGATCAGCCATGACCCCTATGTGCTGATTTCCATTCTGTCGGCGCTCCATGACGGGATATTTACCATCGGGGAGGTACAGGGTGATTTGTCCATGCTCTTTGACAAGCAATATATCCTGACAGAAAACGTCGTGGTAGAAACCCGTTACCGCACCGAAACCGATACATGGACGGACGCGGAGGGCAACACCCATACAGACACCTACCAAGTGCCGTATGACTATTACATCTGCTACGTCACGCTGGAAAACTTCGACCTGTCCCATGTGCCAGTCTATATCATGGACGAGGAAACGCTAAGTTTCTATTCCCTGTATATGTCCACGCTAGGAAACCGGCCTGATCTGTTTTCCGGCAGCCAGTACCCCAACGCCTCCACCCTGACGCCGCCGACCTACTACGACGTACCCCCGGAGGCTTTGGAGGATGCCACCTTTGCCGCCATGCTCAAAGAGGCGGAAAAATATATCGGTTATCCCTATGTGTGGGGCGGCAGCTCTCCCAGCACCAGCTTTGATTGCAGCGGCTTCATTTCGTGGGTAATCAATCATAGTGGATGGAACGTGGGACGGCTGGGGGCGCAGGGCCTATATAACATCTGCACCCCTGTTTCCAGTTCGCAGGCCAAGCCCGGCGACCTTGTATTTTTCAAGGGAACCTACGACACCCCCGGCGTGTCCCACGTCGGCCTGTATGTGGGCAACAATGTGATGCTGCATTGCGGGAACCCGATTTCCTACACGAACCTTACTTCAAACTACTGGCAATCCCATTTTTACAGTTACGGGCGTTTACCTTAA
- a CDS encoding DUF4315 family protein, whose protein sequence is MATKLDRIEKDIQKTKSKIAEFQKQLRELETQKTEQENLQIIQLVRGMNMKPEEFAAFLRSGAMQAAPAATPYHEQEDNAHEE, encoded by the coding sequence ATGGCAACCAAACTTGACCGCATCGAAAAGGACATCCAGAAAACCAAGTCTAAGATCGCGGAGTTTCAGAAACAGCTTCGGGAGCTGGAAACGCAGAAAACCGAACAGGAGAATTTGCAGATCATCCAGCTTGTGCGCGGCATGAACATGAAGCCGGAGGAATTTGCCGCGTTCTTACGCAGCGGCGCAATGCAGGCCGCCCCTGCCGCAACCCCTTACCATGAACAGGAGGACAATGCCCATGAAGAATAA
- a CDS encoding DUF4366 domain-containing protein, whose protein sequence is MKNKTRRISRILPALLAVMLCVTAFPVTALAGGNDPAPAPLPEATTEPATGGLEPETDETGTATDGTETEAEKDTGPLTGKDITDLFSALFGSKVSIAATDDGIQITTGTDKKEPEQTGTVTTNGGRLNVRTGAGLDKTAFTQLPNGTTVEVVGTDGDWIKILLPERIGYVHSDYMTVSEKEVAATGEGGFSLSIDPEEIASLLELFNGGGASAALSPDGNLSLIDDIGSAAKNGKQFITVETKNGNVFYLIIDRDDEGKETVHFLNQVDEADLLTLMEDGETVTPAAVCSCTTKCKAGAVNTNCPVCKTNLTECSGPEPQEPQPEEPEAPEEEPKGGAGGLIVFLLVALAGGGAALYYFKFKKPKAETTGSDDLGEYDFGEDEDLEDEEPETEFDPEADFVSEQEDEE, encoded by the coding sequence ATGAAGAATAAGACCAGACGGATTTCCCGTATTCTCCCCGCACTTCTGGCCGTGATGCTCTGCGTCACGGCCTTTCCCGTTACCGCCCTTGCAGGCGGCAATGACCCGGCACCGGCCCCGCTGCCGGAGGCTACAACCGAACCCGCTACGGGCGGTTTGGAGCCTGAAACAGACGAAACCGGCACCGCCACGGACGGGACAGAAACCGAGGCCGAAAAAGATACCGGCCCTCTGACCGGCAAGGACATCACCGACCTGTTTTCCGCGCTGTTCGGTTCCAAGGTGAGCATTGCCGCCACGGACGACGGCATCCAGATCACCACCGGCACCGACAAAAAAGAACCTGAACAGACCGGCACCGTCACCACCAACGGCGGCAGGCTGAATGTCCGCACCGGCGCGGGGCTTGACAAGACCGCGTTCACCCAGCTTCCCAATGGGACGACGGTTGAGGTAGTCGGCACAGACGGCGACTGGATTAAAATTCTCTTGCCGGAGCGCATCGGCTATGTCCATTCCGACTATATGACCGTCAGCGAAAAGGAAGTAGCGGCTACCGGCGAGGGCGGTTTTTCCCTCTCCATTGACCCGGAGGAAATTGCTTCTCTGCTGGAACTGTTCAATGGCGGCGGGGCCAGCGCCGCCCTGTCCCCGGACGGGAACCTGTCACTGATTGACGACATCGGCAGCGCCGCGAAAAATGGCAAGCAGTTTATCACCGTGGAAACCAAAAACGGCAATGTGTTTTATCTGATTATTGACCGGGACGACGAGGGAAAAGAAACTGTCCATTTCTTAAATCAGGTGGATGAAGCCGATCTGCTGACGCTGATGGAGGACGGGGAAACCGTCACCCCCGCTGCTGTCTGCTCCTGTACCACGAAATGCAAGGCCGGGGCTGTGAACACGAATTGCCCGGTATGTAAAACCAACCTGACCGAGTGCAGCGGCCCGGAGCCGCAGGAACCCCAGCCGGAGGAACCCGAAGCCCCGGAGGAAGAACCCAAGGGCGGCGCGGGCGGCCTGATCGTGTTCCTGCTGGTGGCGCTGGCGGGCGGCGGTGCGGCCCTTTACTATTTCAAGTTCAAAAAGCCCAAGGCTGAAACCACCGGCAGCGACGATTTGGGCGAGTATGATTTTGGGGAGGACGAGGATTTGGAGGACGAGGAACCCGAAACCGAGTTTGACCCGGAAGCTGATTTTGTGAGTGAACAGGAGGACGAGGAATGA
- the topB gene encoding DNA topoisomerase III → MTYKLVIAEKPSVARSIAGVIGATEKHDGYLEGNGYLVSWCIGHLVSFADAGRYDERFKKWRYEDLPILPETWQYIVPDDKKQQFDVLCSLMQRPDVTGLVCATDAGREGELIFRFVYQMAGCQKPFERLWISSMEDSAIKDGFAHLKPGGDYDPLYQSALCRAKADWLIGINATRLFSVLYHKNLTVGRVQTPTLKMLVDRDAKITDFKKEKYHIVHITAGGADAVSSRFSDAAEANTVKAACAKAQAVCVSVTREKKTEQPPKLYDLTTLQREANRLFGYTAKQTLDYAQALYLKKLLTYPRTDSQYLTDDMLPAVESLVSGLWELVPFAKGLNLSPQFDRILNSKKVSDHHAIIPTAEFVKQGFGTLAESEKKLLSLICCKLLCAVAGPHIYEAVTATFTCAGQEFTAKGKTVLSPGWKEIERRFRSSLKTDADEDAEAVRELPELCEGQTFADVAASVTEHFTTPPKPYTEDTLLSAMERAGAEDMPEDAERKGLGTPATRAAILEKLVQMGFVQRKGKQLIPTKDGINLAVVLPEALTSPQLTAEWENRLTEIAKGQADPDEFMDGIETQARELVQTYSCISEEKQKLFQAERVPIGTCPRCGEAVYEGKKNYYCGNRACQFVMWKNDRFFEERKKAFTPKIAAALLKTGKVKVKGLYSVKTGKTYDGTVLLADTGGKYVNYRIEHRS, encoded by the coding sequence ATGACATATAAACTTGTAATCGCGGAAAAACCCAGCGTGGCCCGCAGCATTGCGGGCGTGATCGGGGCCACGGAGAAACACGACGGCTATTTGGAGGGGAACGGCTATCTGGTGAGCTGGTGCATCGGACATCTGGTGTCCTTTGCCGACGCCGGACGCTATGACGAGCGTTTCAAAAAATGGCGCTATGAGGATTTGCCCATTCTCCCGGAAACATGGCAGTACATCGTCCCCGACGACAAGAAACAGCAGTTTGACGTTCTCTGTTCGCTGATGCAGCGCCCCGACGTGACCGGCCTTGTGTGCGCCACCGACGCCGGGCGCGAGGGGGAATTGATTTTCCGTTTCGTCTACCAGATGGCGGGATGCCAAAAGCCCTTTGAGCGCCTTTGGATTTCCTCTATGGAGGACAGTGCTATTAAGGACGGCTTTGCCCACCTGAAACCGGGCGGCGACTATGATCCGCTGTATCAATCGGCCCTGTGCCGGGCCAAGGCCGACTGGCTGATCGGCATTAACGCCACCCGGCTTTTTTCCGTCCTGTACCACAAGAACCTGACTGTGGGCCGCGTCCAGACGCCGACCTTAAAAATGCTGGTGGACAGGGACGCCAAGATTACCGATTTCAAGAAAGAGAAATATCACATCGTCCATATCACGGCGGGCGGCGCGGACGCGGTAAGCAGCCGCTTTTCCGACGCTGCCGAGGCAAACACCGTCAAGGCGGCTTGTGCAAAAGCGCAGGCCGTTTGCGTTTCCGTGACGCGGGAGAAAAAGACGGAACAGCCGCCCAAGCTCTATGACCTTACCACCTTGCAGCGGGAGGCTAACCGGCTTTTCGGCTATACCGCCAAGCAGACCCTTGACTATGCCCAGGCACTGTATCTAAAGAAGCTGCTGACCTATCCGAGAACGGATAGTCAATATCTTACCGACGATATGCTGCCCGCCGTGGAAAGCCTTGTGTCCGGCCTGTGGGAGCTGGTGCCGTTTGCCAAGGGCCTGAACCTTTCCCCGCAGTTTGACCGCATCCTGAACAGCAAAAAGGTGTCCGACCACCACGCCATTATCCCCACCGCTGAATTTGTGAAGCAGGGCTTTGGCACTCTGGCCGAGAGTGAAAAAAAGCTGCTGTCCCTGATCTGCTGCAAGCTCTTATGTGCCGTGGCCGGGCCGCATATCTATGAGGCCGTCACCGCCACATTTACCTGTGCCGGGCAGGAGTTTACCGCCAAGGGCAAGACCGTCCTTTCCCCCGGCTGGAAAGAGATTGAACGCCGGTTCCGTTCTTCCTTAAAGACCGACGCCGACGAGGACGCCGAGGCGGTGCGGGAGCTGCCGGAGCTTTGCGAGGGCCAGACCTTTGCAGACGTGGCCGCCTCTGTCACCGAGCATTTCACCACGCCGCCCAAGCCCTACACCGAAGATACGCTTTTGTCCGCTATGGAACGGGCCGGGGCCGAGGATATGCCGGAGGATGCCGAGCGCAAGGGATTAGGCACACCGGCCACCCGCGCCGCCATTCTGGAAAAGCTGGTGCAGATGGGCTTTGTCCAGAGAAAAGGCAAGCAGCTCATTCCCACCAAGGACGGCATCAATCTGGCTGTGGTGCTGCCGGAGGCGCTTACTTCTCCCCAGCTTACTGCCGAATGGGAAAACCGGCTGACCGAGATCGCCAAGGGGCAGGCCGATCCTGACGAATTTATGGACGGCATCGAGACGCAGGCGCGGGAGCTGGTGCAGACCTATTCCTGTATCAGTGAGGAAAAGCAGAAATTGTTTCAGGCCGAGCGTGTTCCTATCGGGACGTGTCCCCGCTGTGGTGAGGCTGTCTATGAGGGCAAGAAAAACTACTACTGCGGAAACCGGGCCTGCCAGTTCGTCATGTGGAAGAATGACCGATTTTTTGAGGAACGCAAGAAAGCGTTCACCCCGAAGATCGCCGCTGCGCTGCTCAAAACCGGCAAAGTCAAGGTAAAGGGCCTCTATTCCGTAAAGACCGGCAAAACCTACGACGGGACGGTGCTTTTGGCTGATACCGGGGGCAAGTACGTCAACTACCGCATTGAACACAGGAGCTAA